A window of Actinobacillus suis ATCC 33415 contains these coding sequences:
- a CDS encoding heavy metal translocating P-type ATPase, with the protein MAKEQQLLIDGMHCAACVRRVEKILMKVEGVSFASVNLADQTAFVQGEADPQAMVQAVEKIGFGAEILESEQERRAKQQAQTQRALSHKKWQFVVALIVGFGLVALGLVIGMIPNSTNLIYWFIAAAISLFTMYFAGKDFFVGAWVSLKNKASTMDTLVALSTGVAWLYSFWLTLFPQPQAHVYYEASVMIIGFINLGKFLELKAKQRSSLALEKLLDLAPQQAVVFDQNNATQTIPVKGIKPGMRVQALTGDRLAVDGRLESGSIWVDESMLTGEALPIEKKVGDKVRAGTLIQDGAGIYIAEQVGSQTALARVINAVRHAQSSKPPLAQFVDKVASVFVPVVVSIALISGLIWLFLGKDFSFALSIFTTVLIIACPCALGLAIPLSTIAGVARAAEFGVLVRNIEALQAGSEIDTLVFDKTGTLTTGEMTVSDIQTFNGFEPNRVLQLAKSLEVHASHPIAKAIVKFAENQTACEVTNVQVVKGAGIVANLGEDQIKVGNAKFVNFSGNLTASRSTQIFVAVNGQLAGILSVEDQLRNESKAMIEKFKAEGYQCLMLTGDRQSTAEYFAQQLGLDGVIAEVLPEQKADKIRELQAQGKKVAMIGDGINDAPALAQANVGIAMHNGSDIAVETADLSLMQHGLTPVVQILPFAKRVLRNMKQSLLGAFMYNVIAIPIAAGVLYPFTGWLLNPMIAAVAMTMSSITVVLNSQRLLK; encoded by the coding sequence TCGAAAAAATCGGTTTCGGTGCGGAAATTTTAGAAAGCGAACAAGAACGTCGAGCCAAACAACAAGCGCAAACCCAACGTGCTTTAAGCCATAAAAAATGGCAATTTGTAGTCGCCTTAATTGTCGGTTTCGGTTTGGTGGCATTGGGTTTGGTTATCGGAATGATCCCAAATTCAACTAATTTAATTTATTGGTTTATTGCCGCTGCGATCAGTTTATTTACCATGTATTTTGCCGGTAAAGATTTCTTTGTCGGGGCATGGGTCAGCTTAAAAAATAAAGCCTCCACCATGGACACTTTAGTCGCTCTCAGTACCGGTGTCGCTTGGCTCTACTCATTTTGGCTAACACTTTTCCCCCAACCGCAAGCGCACGTTTACTATGAAGCCAGCGTGATGATTATCGGCTTTATCAATCTCGGTAAATTTCTTGAACTAAAAGCCAAACAACGTTCTTCGCTTGCTTTAGAAAAATTACTCGATCTCGCCCCGCAACAAGCGGTCGTTTTTGATCAAAATAATGCAACACAAACCATTCCGGTAAAAGGCATCAAGCCGGGAATGCGTGTGCAAGCACTCACCGGTGACCGCCTTGCAGTGGACGGCAGATTGGAAAGCGGTTCTATTTGGGTGGATGAATCAATGCTCACCGGCGAAGCGTTACCGATTGAGAAAAAAGTCGGAGATAAAGTACGCGCCGGAACGCTGATTCAAGACGGAGCGGGTATCTATATTGCCGAACAAGTCGGCAGCCAAACCGCTCTTGCCCGAGTGATCAATGCTGTACGTCATGCACAATCAAGTAAGCCACCACTCGCACAATTTGTCGATAAAGTGGCAAGTGTTTTTGTACCAGTTGTAGTTTCGATTGCGTTAATAAGCGGTCTGATTTGGTTATTTTTAGGCAAAGACTTTTCGTTTGCCCTCTCAATTTTTACTACGGTGTTAATTATCGCTTGCCCTTGTGCACTCGGTTTAGCAATTCCGCTTTCCACTATTGCCGGCGTGGCTCGAGCTGCTGAATTCGGCGTGTTAGTACGCAATATCGAAGCTCTGCAAGCCGGCTCCGAAATCGATACGCTAGTATTCGATAAAACCGGCACACTCACCACCGGCGAAATGACGGTTTCGGATATCCAAACCTTTAACGGTTTCGAGCCGAATCGAGTGTTGCAACTGGCAAAAAGTTTAGAAGTCCACGCTTCTCACCCGATTGCCAAAGCGATTGTAAAATTTGCTGAAAATCAGACCGCTTGTGAAGTGACAAACGTGCAAGTAGTCAAAGGGGCAGGGATTGTTGCCAACTTAGGCGAAGATCAAATCAAGGTGGGTAATGCGAAGTTTGTCAATTTTTCCGGGAATTTAACCGCTTCTCGATCCACGCAAATTTTTGTGGCAGTAAATGGTCAATTAGCTGGTATTTTATCGGTGGAAGATCAATTACGTAATGAATCCAAAGCGATGATCGAAAAATTTAAAGCGGAAGGTTATCAATGCTTAATGCTAACCGGTGACCGCCAATCAACTGCTGAATATTTTGCACAACAACTCGGTTTAGACGGAGTGATCGCCGAAGTTTTACCGGAGCAAAAAGCGGATAAAATTCGTGAATTACAAGCTCAAGGTAAAAAAGTGGCGATGATTGGCGATGGGATTAATGACGCACCGGCTCTCGCTCAAGCAAATGTGGGGATTGCGATGCACAACGGTTCGGATATTGCGGTTGAAACTGCCGATCTCTCGCTGATGCAACACGGTTTAACACCGGTGGTACAAATTCTGCCGTTTGCCAAACGGGTATTACGCAATATGAAGCAAAGTTTGCTCGGTGCATTTATGTATAACGTGATTGCCATTCCGATTGCTGCAGGTGTACTTTACCCGTTTACCGGCTGGCTGCTCAACCCGATGATCGCCGCCGTTGCGATGACAATGTCTTCTATCACCGTAGTGCTGAATAGTCAGAGATTGTTGAAGTAG